TATCAGTTCCATGTATTTACACATTCTTAGTTGAGTGATTTTATGGTTATTGAGGAGGTATCGGAGGTACATATTTTTTAGTGTAACTTTAGTATCTCTGGTATAAGGAGGTGTTATAACTTAAACTAAAAATGTTGGTACCTCCCGAGATCtctcaaggaccgtaaaattacTCTTCTTGTAGCCAAATAACCAGTTATAGACATGCTTATGTTTTATCAAAATCGCAAGACTACATTCTCTGAACTTCTGAATACACACATGAGTTGCTTCTGAAACAGGATGCGATAAAGCTTTCCATACTTATTTCTCGCATGCATGGTGTTGTGTAGTGTAGCCACCTGACCATTAACTGAACTTTATTCATTACATCAGCATTGCTATTAATTCATATAACCTGACTTgttacatactctctccgtactcgtaaaagaagtcgtttaggacagcgacacggtctccaaaacacaactttaactttttttctataaaaatatttattgaaaaatgatatatgtatatttttatgaaagtatttttcaagacaaatctattcatataacttttatattttcaaattcaacaacttgagagttattcatgatttatattcccaaggtttaacttaaacattgtcctaaacgacttcctttatgagtatggagggagtacaactgaACAGTTTTATTTCCACCAACATTGCTCTGAAAAATTCCACATAACTGATGAAATAAATTAACCATGTACAGTACAGAGAGCTGAGTGCCCGAGTAATAATATGTTCATTCTAAAACTACACCACCACCTACATCCGGAGAGAGGAACGCACAGGAGCACGGCTCGCCACGGCGACCACCGTGTCCCGGACCACGCGACGCCgctgctcgacgacggcggggcGCTGCTTCGCCTACCCCGGCGCGTTGTTGATGATCTGTATCTTCCTCTGCTTCTTCGCCGTCTCTTCCTCTGTGTAACGCTCCCTCagcttcttcctcgccgcctccagctTCGCCTCGTCCATctccggcggcgcgggcgcctcCTTGCGCTTGCTGCACGCCGCCGtcttcggcgccgccgctggcgtcTTGACGTGGCCAGCCGCTGCCGTGTTTGCCTTCTTGGCGTGATCAGCCGCGGCGGGTGCGGAGGCGGTCtttgtcggcgtcggcggcttgctgctgctcctgctcaaGTGCTCGTCGACGATAGCCTTCCAGCTCTTgtagagcgcggcggcgaggcggcgcaccTTCTCCGACGACGAGTGCTTCCTCAGGCCGCTGATGGTCTTGCCGATCTTGCTCGCCTCCAGCGTCTCGAACGTCATCGGCACGGCCTGCAGGTCGCGTAGCAAGTCGACCACGGCATCCTCCGACGAGTCGGcgctcgtgccgccgccgccgccgctgccgtcttcCCCGCCCACGGCCACGAGCTTGACCTTGATCCTCTCAacctcgccggagccggagccggagctcgATCCTCCATCGCTCACGAAAGGGTTCCTGTAGGCGGCGCTGCggtcgccgagccgccgccataGCTCGGGCGGGATCGTGTCGCGCTCCCGCGCGTTGAAGTCGTCGAGGGCGACGTAGATGGCGCCGACGAGCTGCTCGGTTCCCAGGGAGCGAACAAGCTCCTTCCACGCCTCCGGgatcgcctcgccgtcgcccgccaTGGATGGCAGCAACGAACGCGATGCGAGAAGCGAGATCGAAAGAAAGATCGATTCCAAGCAAAAGCTCTGCTTCCACTCGTGTCTCTGTTTCTTGGATGAGCGCGGAGAAGGAATTGGCGCCAAATTTATTGGGAGGAAATACTTGTACTCCTTCTCCGATTCGATTTCGAACTCATGGACGCGACTGCGTGCGTGTTTCCAGCGTAATCCGAATCGCCGAATCGGAGTCGGAGTCCTAGTCCGGTGCTCGCCATGAATTCGAATCGGAGAAGAAGAGACAATTCTTCCTCCCTATAAATTTGGCGCCAACCATTCCCAATTCCACCAAAAGCTGCATTGCTCCAATCTGAGCGATCTCGCGTGCTTTGCCATGGCCGGCGGagaggcaatggcggcggcggtgagggagaTGGTTCGCTCGATGGGAGCCGAACAGCTCGACGAGGCCATCGCCTTCGCCACCATGGAGCTCGCGGGCCGCGACATTCCGTTCGAGGACGTGTTTCGGCTCTGCGACGAGCAGGAGCTCCGACGCGCCAAGAAATCTTCCATGGCCGAGGAGGTCGAGAGGATCAAGGGCAAGCTCGtcggcggggaagacggcgGCAGGCCGAGCTCCGACTCGTCGGAGGAGACCGTGGTCGAGTTGCTCCGCGCGCTGCGGTCGACGCCGATGACGTTCGAGACACTGGAGGCGAGCAGGATCGGCAAGACCATCAGCGGCCTGAGGAGGAAGCACTCGTCCGAGAAGGtgcgcggcctcgccgccgcgctctacAAGAACTGGAAGGCTATCGTCGACGAGCACTTGACCAGGAGCAGCTccaagccgccggcgccggcaccgacCAAGACCGCCTCCGCGTCTGATCACGCCAAGAAGACGGACATGGCGGCCGCTCACAAGCCGGCGccagcgccgtcgccgaggaagACAGCATCGAACAAGcacgaggcggcgccggcacgcGCGGACGACGCGAAGcttgcggcggcgaggcgcaagCTCCAGGACGGCTACAAGGAGGCCGCGTCCGCCAAGAAGCAGAGGGTGATCCAGGTGATCGACACGCCGAAGAAGGTGAATCggcgtcccgtcgccgtcgtcgagcggcGGCGCATCATGCCGGGTGTCGCCACGGTGGCTCCACTGCGGATGTGTAGAGCTGTATGAGCAGGGGGAACTATTGCAAACTCTGGGACATGTACTCTCAAGGAACATCTGCTCGTTATTTGTACTAGATGCTGGGGCACGCCAATGGCGCGCCGCCTGCATATAGATTGCTTGATTAGTGTAGACTAATCATTTGTTTTCAGGCTGAATCAATGAttatgtaagaaaaaaaaacctatgaATACATTTGCAGTGAATGCCGTTGATGAGTAATTTTCCATACATTGTTTTACAGATTCTGCTGAGAACAAAACTCTTACACTTTACAATCTAAAGATGAAGCACCAatgcatataaaaaataaaatcaaagttTTACATAATGATCAGAGTAATGTCCATGGTGATGATACAACTATATTTGATCATACAAATCTACCAGTCAAAAGAAGACATATTGTGGCAATAACATTCTCCGCTGAAAGGTTCACATCCGGAGTATTAATTGCAATGGACCTGTCCAAGCACAATCCATCGGTATtagtgagtttttttaaaaaaatgtttcagaggATATCTTCAAATCAGTATCAGTGAACATACTGGAAGCTCAGAAGACACTTATTAATTGGATTTAGGAAGTGTGGCAACATAATTTTCATTTTACCTCTCAATACAGATAGTTATATCAAGTGATACAACACGAGACTACATTTGTATTTATTACATGAAAATGCAGTGAGAGCAAAAGAACTCTAGAATTTAGATTGATATGAAATTAAACATGAAGGGTAAGAAATTTACAGGATAATCAACTAATAATTATCCTTAACATTTTCCTACACTAAGGCAAAAGAAAATGTGTGTAAATTAAATTGACTGTCACTGCGAAGATGATATTCTGTCAGTCGAAAAcgctaaaaaaaaatgcaatagcAATGCAAAAGTAAACACCTTTCATCGCTTGAGTTGTCTCAAGTTGAAAGCCATTCAAGATCCAGAAAGTTTGAATCACCAGAATGAATGCAACTTTCTTTCAACGGCTGGAACATGATGTATCTGAGGTACCATGGGTGtacctgtagcaaattttgagAGAGGAATTAAggtttcaaaaacaaaaatggtAGTAGTCCACTATTTAAGACACCATGCTTTTTCATGATTTCCTAGTAAAATACTTGTATGAGAAGGATAAAGGTCAACCCTGAACGAATAGAAACCAACCTTAATTTTGATACCTCACTTTCACAGCTCAATGAAATTTCATTGCCATGTACTGAATTAGATTCCAATACTGGAAATTGTGACCCACTTTTAACATGAAGGCAACCACTACATCCAGATATGGatgtatttttttcacaaagaaTGCTGCCATCTGATCTCACTCTTTTTATTGTATGTGGAATTAAAGAAAACAGTATAAGAACCCCTTACTGTTTACAGAGTGCATATTTCAATAAGgactatttttgttttattagaATGTAACCAGCAGGGAAGCTACAAAAGGTAATAAATGGCTAAAAGCTCTCGTTTAAATAGGAACAAACATCCTGCTACAGTTCAAAAACGTTTTGGAATAGCAAAACAGTATAATATGCAACTCCTAACCATGTTTTCGCTACTGCGTACCATTGACTCCTGTACCATGATTTTTTCGCTACTTACTGTTTTTTAACCATGCTTTAGATGATCTCTCTGCGGAGAATATCTTCAGAAAATGATCATGGTACAGATAAATTAGACAAATGTTCAGCTAAAATGAGAAATAGAACACCATATGGaacagagaaaataaaaaatgtgatGTCAAGCAAATGGGCAAATATATTATCTACTGAAGTTAAGTAATAGAACAGCAGTGCAGAATCCACCAATGTCCTCCTTCAATGAGAAAGAGCCTTACCGCAGCTTATCATTGTCCAACTGAAGCTAAGCAGGTTTGTCAATATAAATATTGatttcataataaaaaaatcatgcaagGGAAGTTCTTTTATGCGTGTTAAATAATTCATAGTGGAAGTCTGAAAGATAAGAAAAAGGAAGCACTTTAGTGAGCCCAAATGCTACTTAAGCtattaaatcttaaaatcaaaTGATGTAATTCCCTTTCAGGCAGCCATGACAACCAACGGATATCACTTCTCCCTAGAATAACCCAATTAAACCATTGTTCCTAATTCAATCCATGATCACCACAGAGATGCACGGTCACAGTTCAAGTCAGAACCAAAAATAGAGGGAATGCCATCCAGAGCAAATATTCAAGATTACCAGAACCACTTTTAAGCCTAGAACATTCAGAAATTACTCCCTAATTACCAATTTGCTTTTAAAGGCAGACGAATTAGTAATGAACATGTGCGGAGGCTTGATGTGGACGGATCGAAACCACCGACTTTTAAGCAACTAAATTAAATATACATGGAACACCGACAAATTCCACGCCATTACATCAACATAAAAATGCCTAGAATATTGGAGTCCCAACTCCCAAACTAAGCTCAAGTAGTAGGGAAAATTGTAAAATTAATATATGGTGCCTACATAATGTTGGCCCAAACACTGCCAGGAACAACACAACGTTTAAGAACTATGTTCCAGGTAACCACAGGGGTGAAGAAGAGAACTCTGCAAATGTTATTAAACTCAATAAGCTATATAGTACTGAAAACTGCGTCCAAACCACAAATATAGTCAAGCTGACATTGGCACTTCTCATATAGATTAAGCTTCAAAATTAGAGTTCGAAGGACAATAAACATGCCCACGAACCAACCAAATTGTCCAACTTGGTAGTATAATTTGAAACATGCCAAAACTCTCCATCCCAAGTTTAGATTTGCAAGGTGTTATGTAACACCAGTAACATAACAAACTGAACTGAGTGCAGTCCTGCTCGATGAACAATTATTACAAAACACATCGAGAGATAATCCAGAAAGTATTTTCTAATCCAAGATAAATCATGCAATAGCAGTCCTGTGAAATGCGAATTTTTTTGACACTGTTCCTAGTGGCAATGCAAAATGTTGTATGCATGGAAACACCTCTGTCACCACCCATGTTCACACTGTCAAGAATGGCAATCTATACAACAAAAGGAAATGTGCAATTTTATagccaaaaataaaaactaaatgagaggtttaaaaaaagttcaagACCATGCTGTTAGAGCGGCTTCAAGTAGGTTTCTAGAACATAGATAAAACTATACAAAGGGTAAAGAAAATCCTTACACTCGTTCAACTTACCTAgtagtttgataaaaaaaacaaggttaATACGGAAGGAAGCCTTtggaaatgaaaagaaaaaaaatagttgcctgtgtatataaaagtttcaagcggcaaaaataaatttaatttatgcACTACATCTAGCCAAAACTTTGCTCCAAACAGCTACAATTAAAATGACTGGTACTCAGGTTTCAGCATCAAGTAGCACCATTTGCATCTCTTTGCAATGTTGCTATTTCCTTCAGCAAATTATTAAACAGTAGCATAACCACATTTTCTTGGAATATTTTTTAGAGTATAGCTACCACGCAGTGAATATGCTGATAACTAAATGGCTTGTATCAAGACTTGTACCAAGATTTTTCTGGTCTGAAATGTGTAGAATTCATCCGGACAAAAAGCGAGATTTGTGCATCAGGAGAGATCTAGCTAAGTTTTGCACTTCTGACTGGAAACTAATCCCACATATCATTTGAATGTGCAGGCAATCATTCACAGCAAACTATCGAGAAACAGTAATGGATAAAGAATTTAATATAGagtcaaaaggaccaaaatttgaaaataataccAGCAATTatattgttttgtttgtgtAGCAACAACATCCATGGTAGATGCAGATTCCTACTGCTCAAGCACTTCACGTATGCAGTGACCTTTAAGCCCTGAGAGAGTGGAAATAACCATTAGATGTTATTATGATACAGTAAATCATCTGCCAATTAGTGATCAAAATAAACTTTAGAAGATTATTTGGGCGACATATTGCATTAGAATCAAATTGACTGTCACTAAGTAGCCATGCGAAAATTTCAGTGAGTTGGCATTTATGATGATAGATCAGGAGGTCCCCCATTGTGCCAAAGACATAAATAAACACCGGTAATCGAACTTTGTTAGTTGAAATTATCATATTCATCGACTGCTGATCTAATACAGGAAAGTGGCAAGTCTGCTCACACTTGAAGCTCCCAACGTCTAGTGGAGATGGATGAGGACTTACCGATCATGCACCTTGACAAATATCTTCAGCTGGAGAAACCTATTGATAGAGATCCTGTGCTTGGTGGAGTACTCATCAAGCACACATTCCTTCATGGCCGCAGCGGTCACCTACAGCGGCGAAGATGCGAACAACAACTCTAGTGTGTCTTCGCGAGCGGCCTACAGAACAAGCGAAACACTTATgacagcaacaaaaaaaatggatcacaTAGCTAAGGTCCGCAGATTAGGGACCTGAGCGCAGGCACCATCAACGCGACGTGCACGCCGTTGCGGAGCCCTGAAGCCGTTTGTATTCCCCTTTAATTTGTCTTTACATTTTTGTGAACATTGCAGCTAGATTTCTGCTCTAGAAACCAAAAACTACTcatttttgtaaataaaacaGGGAGGATACAATATAAACTTCTAAACTACTCTAAAATTTAGATGCAAAGAAACTCAATTTTCAGATGCTATAttacttgcaaaaaaaaagcttGAGATGTAAACCTGAGTGAATGAAGTGCATACCGGGAGCAGGCACAGCGGTCACGGTACTGCAAACCGCGCAGCAAACCGACGTTGCTCTGGCTGGACGGCACCCAAAGCAGACGAGCTGGCTTTGGGCCCCTGAAATTGCACAATTATGGCTCTTCAGAGTTCGGAGACTGACTGAATGTCACATTTCAGCAGCTaacattttcattttcagaCAACAAAAGAATCTACCATGCATTAATTTCTTTTAAGACAACAAAACTCAGCAGTAAAAAAACTTCCATTTTCTCAACAGGGAGTTCTCTAAACTTTCAGGATTTCTATGAGCAGAATAAACTGCAACCTCTGAACCAGGAACAATAACACTATGGCGAACACTATGGCATGTACATCTTGGGAAAGATTCAATTTTTTGAATGGTCGTGAGAAATATCAAATAACACTTAGGCCAACATTTCTAGGTGACCAACCAAcatcagggaaaaaaaactcaaaaaagtAGCTGTGTTCTTGCAGTGCCAAGTTGTAATCCATACCATCGGGAGGTGTAAATGGAACAAGAGGAGTTGGATATGGAGGCAAGGGGAACCGGCATTGCCGTGCCAGCTGCCTGAACCGATGGCGTCGCTTGTAGATGCTTCGCAGATTGCGGCAGCAGTCAGGTAACTAAAATCACATTTCCTTTCCCTACATGAAAGAAACCTTGCAGAAAGTTGCAAGAGAAGCTGATGAGAAAACAAGAATTCAGTTCTGAAGAAACCAGTGAAAGCTCCAATGGAAAATTGTTAGAACATCACTTCAGTTTGCAACAAGAAGTTTCAGGACTCTTTATGCAACAGAAAACTGGTTTAGCAATGCACATCAGTTGTAAAAAATTTCAGCTTCTTGGTTGAATCTCTCATTAAATCTAATGTTCAGGTTCTGTTTACATATACcaaaaaaataagaaccaccCCATAATTCAAGAAAGACATAcgcaaaaaaaagttaattattAAAACAGAAATGAACgcgctgatgaagcctagaggggggagggggggggagtGAATAGGCTGTCcgtgaaaacttaaaaacaaatcgcagcggtaaaa
The sequence above is drawn from the Oryza glaberrima chromosome 10, OglaRS2, whole genome shotgun sequence genome and encodes:
- the LOC127786278 gene encoding uncharacterized protein LOC127786278; the encoded protein is MAGDGEAIPEAWKELVRSLGTEQLVGAIYVALDDFNARERDTIPPELWRRLGDRSAAYRNPFVSDGGSSSGSGSGEVERIKVKLVAVGGEDGSGGGGGTSADSSEDAVVDLLRDLQAVPMTFETLEASKIGKTISGLRKHSSSEKVRRLAAALYKSWKAIVDEHLSRSSSKPPTPTKTASAPAAADHAKKANTAAAGHVKTPAAAPKTAACSKRKEAPAPPEMDEAKLEAARKKLRERYTEEETAKKQRKIQIINNAPG
- the LOC127786276 gene encoding probable mediator of RNA polymerase II transcription subunit 26c; this encodes MAGGEAMAAAVREMVRSMGAEQLDEAIAFATMELAGRDIPFEDVFRLCDEQELRRAKKSSMAEEVERIKGKLVGGEDGGRPSSDSSEETVVELLRALRSTPMTFETLEASRIGKTISGLRRKHSSEKVRGLAAALYKNWKAIVDEHLTRSSSKPPAPAPTKTASASDHAKKTDMAAAHKPAPAPSPRKTASNKHEAAPARADDAKLAAARRKLQDGYKEAASAKKQRVIQVIDTPKKVNRRPVAVVERRRIMPGVATVAPLRMCRAV